Within Planococcus citri chromosome 2, ihPlaCitr1.1, whole genome shotgun sequence, the genomic segment tggggtagatgtcgattttttgaaataaaaagtcaATTCTTGTAaatgaaatgtcaatttttagggaatataaaattttaaacaagaaatcacaagtaggtaactaattgaaaaactgtcaaaaacaCTAGAACAGGACTGTATTTAtagatcgatttcaaaaatgtttgcagACTGGAATAATAATATGGAAAATGATTCGAACATTGttccaacaagaaaaaaacactcgataTTCAAAGAAATTCTCATGCTTTCAGgaggaaataaaaaatgttatttttcgatattttaaaaataatgtaccttttttggttttttttgttgtttttttttttttaatttcattagtAAAGTAGCCAGTAGAGGGTacgaaaatatgtacctaagtaccAATTTTTAAACTGGTCTCATATCACTCTGTCTTCTCATAGAAAAtgattggaaattgaaattcaagttcatattTTGACGGGAGTTCCAAACTTCCGAGTTCATTATCAAaatcactttcaaattttttattattttatttttttgaaatggaaattaaaaatttgtatcattTATTAATTAGTGATTGCGATACGATGGAAGGATCGTGATTGTAGCCTGTAGGAATGAAACGCCTGCCTAGCGAGTGCTCACTGCTTACGCgagaatatgaattttttgatcatttcttctCCTGATggtgttaaaatttcaaattttaaaatgctccaTAATTGCGCTTGAATTCCAATACAGTGTCAAGTGTCAACGACCAACGTCAACCAATCCgaacttttgaatttgaacattttgatttgaaataaaacgaaTTAACCAAACTAACAAAGTAACAATCACTCAATAAGTCTATATTAAGTCaacttcaaaagttttcattttttttttttttcaaggggaaaaaatgaaatgaagcaGGCCTTGAaaccatttggattttattggttgttgtggtaggtggtttttaaaggactcaaaaataatggtttttggttatggtttctgaattggtttttcaattacagtttttctggttctggttttggaatggtttaaattttttttaatatggtgtggatgtggttttggttttgtaaaatacttttttttgtggtaGTGGTAGTTTTTCATattaaaaaccatttcaaattttcaattactggTTTTGGTGGCTATGGTGGTTTTAActtttaatatcaaaaaagttttgaattttcaaatagatttaccaaaaaacaaactAAGATTTAGTTACGTCTTACGATTACGAATAATGTCTGATTTGAATTTGAGAGTTGAgaccaaaaaacagaaaattttcatcactggttgaaaaaaattgcagaaagaaACCAAAAAGCACCATTTCATGAATTGATTGTTATTGGTTATGGTTTACCATTGAATCAATGACGGTTTGATGGTTACatttgaaattcattaaaaattgaaatggttcttgTGGTTGTGGTTTTTTCCAAAGAACACAACTCAGTTTTTGCTGATTAGtggttttagttttttcaatccattttttcccccatcatattggtttttttgttgttgtttttgaaatgtacaaAAAGAAAGAACTAAAGTGTAGTTGGAATGGTTGTGGTAGtggttaaattttaaattaaaaccaattcaaaaacaatggttattggttatggtggttttgtttggttttaagccctgaaaattgaaatgaagcaaaaagaaaaatttataattaaatgattttgaaattaaatgcCATTCTCGTCtttctagttgaaaaaatgaatgatcatTGATCATTGATCATTGACtcgacaaaaaatgaatatgaaatGACAAggactaaaaaaaataaaaaatttaaaaaacaaaaaaaaatattttctataaaaaaacagccattgaaatttcacgaaGGCACTCAAATCATGAATGTCGCACgaaaattttgttccaaaagtcaacaaaagtaaaaaacacatcaaaaaatttttttgaaaacattttcttctaaaaagttgtgattttttagaaaataatctCGAAAAATATCTTCAAGTGATGTTAATTTTTGTTCGGATCGATTCAGTTACTTCTATATATTCTAATTCATCTTAAACTTCACTTCCCAGCTGctgtatttttgtaaaaaccaACAATGGCTAGCTACGATTTAACACGTATCATGGGTCAATATCTAGACCGGCATTTGGTTTTCCCGTTGCTGGAATTTCTATCAGCTAAAGAAGTACGTAATTTAATTTCACTCGGAATAAACTACCCTTTATGCGACTACAACTATCGTTTGATTTAGATTTACGAAGAAAACGAATTACTACGCGTCAAGCtggatattttgaacaaaactaaCATGGTTGATTACGCTATTGATATTCGAAAACAGTTATATCCCGATCAAGAGATACCAGAGGTAAATCAGTCTATACTCGAAGAATCTCTCTCAGAAAGTTCCAATATATTACTTAAACCGATACTATTTCAGGAATTGAAATCAAAACGTTCGAAAGTAGTAACGCAGTTGACCGAATTCCAAGAACAAGTCGCCAGtatattgaaattattgaccgaTGAAGAAGTAATGAAGACTTTCGAAACGATGCGAGATCCTAAAGCGTTATCCAATTATATTACTAAGGAATTCAACGTAAGATTCGTTCGATATTCGTGATCTTCGATTTGAAGCGTACTCGATTAATAGTAATGTACGAATGTTATTTTTCTAGtttaaaatcgagaaaatgGAAAGTATGTACAAATTGGCGAAATATCGTTACGAGTGTGGTAATTATTCGCAAACCACCAGTTATTTGTACTTCTATCTTTTGGTGATGTCTCCTAGTGACAAAGTAAGTTGTTCGAAAATACCTTATTACTGTTTTTCTCTATCTTATATTAATTCGAACTATGTTCTGCTAGAATTACTTGAATGTGTTATGGGGTAAATTGGCGTCGGAGATATTGATCCAGAATTGGGAAACTGCTCTAGAAGATATTACTAAATTACGCGAGTATATCGATAGCAATGCTTTTTCCAATTCTCTGCAGCTGTTACAACAACGTACGTGGTTGATTCATTGGAGTTTGTTTGTTTTCTTCAATCACGCTAAAGGAAAAGACCTTATCATCGATATGTTCTTATATCGTCCGACGTGAgtctttttttattctcttttgATCTAGTGCCAAGAAATTCTCCAATACTATATTTATTTCTTCTCTTTTCAGTTATTTGAACGCTATTCAAACGATGTGCCCGCACATTCTACGTTATTTGGCTACAGCTGTTATTATCAATAGAGGTCGCCGAAACGCTTTGAAAGATTTAGTCAAAGTTATTCAACAAGTACGTGGCAAATAGTTCTTCGTACCTCGATACTTCTTTCAAATTCCTAGCTATTTATTGCTTTCTGTCATTCAACAGGAATCGTACACTTACCGAGACCCGATCACGGAATTCATCGAACACTTGTACGTGAATTTCGATTTCGAAGGTGCTCGACAGAAGCTATCGGAATGTCAAATCGTCATCTTCAACGATTTCTTCTTGATCGCTTGTTTAGACGAATTCGTCGAAAATGCCCGTCTGATGATTTTCGAGACTTTCTGTCGTATTCATCAGTGTATCAGTATCAAGTGAGTTCAACTCTTCTTGATCTATCTAACTCGAATGCCTGAACGTTATAACTTCGTGTATTCTTTTCCTTAGCATgttggctgaaaaattgaacatgaaATCCGAAGAAGCCGAATGCTGGATTGTCAACCTGATCAGGAATGCTCGTTTGGACgctaaaattgattcgaaactGGGTCACGTTGTTATGGGTACTCAACCTACGTCACCTTATCAGCAACTTATCGAGAAAATGGATTCGTTGTCCGTTCGATCCGAAGCTTTGCAAGCGTTGattgagagaaaaatcaaaggaaGACCGCAAAATGTAAGTCGATCAACGTACCTGTGTTTTTTTGCTTCGATACACGTCGTCTAATCCGCCGTATTATTCTGTTTCAGATTCATTGGGGCTCGCAtgatttctaaattttattttcatcattgaatattcttaattgtaaatttttccaatatacaGATTTCTGTCTACGAATTTaccattttccttttttttatagCTAAAAGAGAACGAACAAAATAAACATATGCGAATCGTTTcgacgaaaaatgaattttatacaAACTTTTTACTTTATGTACAACGAAAACTTACACCGATACGTAAGGTATCGCGATATCGAAGATTATTATTTAAACGCAATTTTCAGACAGATCTGCGAGAGCATTTGGTCATATTATTTCTTTATGCCTCGATAACGTGATTCTGAGCAGACGATTTTTTGGTAAGGTCTTTAATCTGGCGATCAAATCTTCTGCAATATTTAAAGAACAAAACGAAATGAGTGTCGTAAAGTAGattaagttgaattttgaaaaatcacttacGTTTGCTGCCATAAATGGAATTTGTATGTAAAGCGACTTGAACGAATTGAGCTAATCTTTCCAGACATAATTGAACTCGACTTCGTAGCccatttgaatcaattttagggCTGTTGAAAACAATCAAGTTTAGACAAAGTGAAAGTGACAACCAACGAAgagttaatttattttaaaacgttACCTTTGCAGAATTCTTTCGATTTTATTATTACAAAGCTTCACCAAAGCGGTAACATGTTGAACAGATATAACGTTACGTTGACTAGGAGATGGACAAAACACTTCAGCTTCGAGTAAACTTTCCAACAAAGCTAAATGCAATTTAGAATAAATTAAATCGTGTTCATCAACGTACAATGGAGCCAACACACACCATCTGTAAAATTTCCCCATCATCAGTACAGTTTCGATCACAGAAACATGGTGTAGTTTTTCAACTTACTTGAAAAGACCAACGAAAGGGGTAACCGCAGGCATCGGGATGCCTCCCATAGGAAGAGATAACAATAAATTATTAGTCAAGGCTGCATAACATAACGAATTATTGTCCGAAACCCATTCGGTAATTATATTGAGCAACGATGACGAAGGTACAGCTGTTGGACATTCTACAAGACTCTCTGGATctgtaaaatacaaaaaaattattcttatatgGTTAACTCGAGTAATCAGAAATATTATTAATGAAATTCTGATTTCTGTCACGTACCAATATCGAAATATATTTCAGATAACGCGGTTAGAAAATTAGCAGTGAATAAGGGAGCTTTACACGGCAAATCTCTCAACTTGTTGCTGGCATTCGGTAACAGGATAAAGTAATCGTTAATCAATCCTTTAGCTAACTCTACGCTGAACTTGGAAGTACATCCGATCTGCTGCATCAaaacacctgaaaaaaattcaaaccatcgTTGAAATAAACTAAGACTCGTCCTTCAAGATTTCTTCGTACGAATTCAACACTTCAACACACCTGTAGCTGACAACAGAGGTATATTATTGGTGCATACGGCTATAGATACTAATTTCACGAGTAATTGACAACGTTCGACGCAAGTATGAGGAAATAATGACATAAATACGGTGTTTCGAGCTGCATCTCCGCCCGCAGTAATGTTATGACTGAATGCAAAATAATCGCTGAGAACTTCGACGAGTTGCATCTCTTGTATGTGATTCAATTTCTGCCAAACGAACATAATCGAGAATTAGTACAGCTGACGAAGAATATACATAAGTCGTGTTTGGATCGAAgttattacttttttcttctctcctCTTCGATCTAtttcgcagaatacgaattcgGTGATCAATTCCATGGCTAAGTTGCAGTTCTGTATTCGACCAACGTTTGGGACTGCATTTGAAGTGCACAGTTGTTCTAAACATCGATAAGAGTACAAGTATTAGGAATAATTCGTTTTAGAAGGATTTCTGTCTCTAAAAATGGAATATATagagttatttttcaagttacCTATACGAGATAATGCTTCTTTAACGCAgcatggaaatttcaaattccgtAAAGCCTGCTTGGTATCGGATGACATTTATGGATTCGGTGAACGACAATATTCAttcgaaatggaaaaatgtgtctcgaaatggatgatatttcgaTAAATAGCGAATTCTTCgcgaaaattgaataaaaataccgcaaaatctgcaaaaaaacatcataaacaaaatttgagattaTTCATGGTGAGATATTCGGTTGTACGATTGGCTTTCACAAAGATAACGAAGAACCACTGATAAgagactgactttttttttttgaaaattcatattttttgaattcgatttaCTCCTATTTGTAagacatattttgaaataaattaatgatATTTCGAAAATAGAAACTTCAAGCTTTGAAATAAAGTTAATATTATAATTATTCATCGAATATTTCAGTTGAAATGTTTAGctgaaatttgccaattttcatgCGCAAAGTAAGTCGCTAAAATAGCCTGTATTTctaaaatgaagcaaaaatgaGCTACGacaatctcatttttgaaaaattgaacgttttaCGATCATTTTAAGCCATTTGTGATCGAAATCCgttcaaaaatgatcatttgAGATGGATTGGAAATGTTGGGGTTTACTTTTTCACTCATCAACTCCTTCTAAAATAATCAGTTTTGAACGGGTTTCGATACTTTGGTTTCTTCATATATTAAATCAATGATTCATTTCTGTTCCAGGGTTCACTTTTCGCGTCGATGGTAATTTGATCTCGAAATGGCTAATGTATTGGCCAATATCTACGACCTTGTTTTTCCAAGTCCGCCAGCTCTCAGAGATATTGCATCCATTGCAGTTGCAGCGAAATTATTTCGTAAAGCaattaatgaaaatgtttcaagtgACGATGACGTTTCGGAAGCGATTTCAGTACGTGGCGAACTCCCTTATCTGCCATCTACCCTTCTTCCCATCGTCGAAAGATATTTTGACAACATTGAATATTCGTGGGATTATCGACCCGTCGATGGTACGGAGGATGTTGATTTTGATGCTGTAATTTGCGATTTTAATGGAAATATAAATTACGACAGAGTTGCGAAACAAGCCATGTTCTGCGAAGAAACCAGCGATGTTCAGAAGTTCGAGATAGCGTGTAGATATTGCCTCGAGGATCATATAATACAAATTTGGCCATCTGTGTCAGAACACTTCGACCTGAATGATATTGTTTTTCGCGACGATCCTCTACTGTATTACTGGATTTGCCGTTTAAGAAATCAGCTTCATAAAGTTCCCCTCGACTATGGTTACGTTGCTATCGATGGAAATGAACTGGAATGTCTGAATTTTTACAATTGGACACCCGTAGAGTACTTTTGGAACCGTTTGAAAGTTGGAAATCGAATACCAAGTGCAGCATATTTACTCAGATG encodes:
- the LOC135834329 gene encoding integrator complex subunit 15, with amino-acid sequence MSSDTKQALRNLKFPCCVKEALSRIEQLCTSNAVPNVGRIQNCNLAMELITEFVFCEIDRRGEKKKKLNHIQEMQLVEVLSDYFAFSHNITAGGDAARNTVFMSLFPHTCVERCQLLVKLVSIAVCTNNIPLLSATGVLMQQIGCTSKFSVELAKGLINDYFILLPNASNKLRDLPCKAPLFTANFLTALSEIYFDIDPESLVECPTAVPSSSLLNIITEWVSDNNSLCYAALTNNLLLSLPMGGIPMPAVTPFVGLFKWCVLAPLYVDEHDLIYSKLHLALLESLLEAEVFCPSPSQRNVISVQHVTALVKLCNNKIERILQSPKIDSNGLRSRVQLCLERLAQFVQVALHTNSIYGSKQDLIARLKTLPKNRLLRITLSRHKEII
- the eIF3e gene encoding eukaryotic translation initiation factor 3 subunit E, giving the protein MASYDLTRIMGQYLDRHLVFPLLEFLSAKEIYEENELLRVKLDILNKTNMVDYAIDIRKQLYPDQEIPEELKSKRSKVVTQLTEFQEQVASILKLLTDEEVMKTFETMRDPKALSNYITKEFNFKIEKMESMYKLAKYRYECGNYSQTTSYLYFYLLVMSPSDKNYLNVLWGKLASEILIQNWETALEDITKLREYIDSNAFSNSLQLLQQRTWLIHWSLFVFFNHAKGKDLIIDMFLYRPTYLNAIQTMCPHILRYLATAVIINRGRRNALKDLVKVIQQESYTYRDPITEFIEHLYVNFDFEGARQKLSECQIVIFNDFFLIACLDEFVENARLMIFETFCRIHQCISINMLAEKLNMKSEEAECWIVNLIRNARLDAKIDSKLGHVVMGTQPTSPYQQLIEKMDSLSVRSEALQALIERKIKGRPQNIHWGSHDF